Proteins from a single region of Antechinus flavipes isolate AdamAnt ecotype Samford, QLD, Australia chromosome 2, AdamAnt_v2, whole genome shotgun sequence:
- the PRADC1 gene encoding protease-associated domain-containing protein 1, producing the protein MVRGVVGWGCLWLWCSACVLAHGLRIHEYLYFQVLSPGDIRYIFTVTPAKDFGGVFHTRYEQIQLVPADPPEACGPLNNGFFIQDQIALVERGGCSFLSKTRVVQEHGGRAVIISDNAADNDSFYVEMIQDSSHRTADIPALFLLGRDGYMIRRSLEQHGLPWAIISIPVNVTSIPTFELLQPPWTFW; encoded by the exons ATGGTCCGGGGCGTCGTGGGCTGGGGCTGCTTATGGCTGTGGTGCTCCGCGTGCGTGCTGGCCCACG GTTTGCGCATCCATGAGTATCTGTACTTCCAAGTGCTGAGTCCAGGGGACATTCGCTACATCTTCACTGTCACGCCTGCCAAGGATTTTGGGGGTGTCTTC CACACCAGGTACGAGCAGATCCAGCTTGTCCCGGCTGACCCCCCGGAGGCCTGTGGACCACTCAACAACGGGTTTTTCATCCAGGACCAGATTGCCTTGGTGGAGCGGGG GGGCTGTTCCTTCCTCTCCAAGACGAGGGTGGTACAGGAACACGGGGGCCGGGCGGTGATCATCTCCGACAACGCGGCCGACAATGACAGCTTCTACGTGGAGATGATCCAGGACAGCAGCCACCGCACGGCCGACATCCCGGCTCTCTTCCTGCTGGGCAGAGATGG cTACATGATCCGCCGCTCCCTGGAACAGCACGGGCTGCCCTGGGCCATCATCTCCATCCCAGTCAATGTCACCAGCATCCCCACCTTTGAACTGTTGCAGCCGCCTTGGACGTTTTGGTAG